The Thermoanaerobacterium thermosaccharolyticum DSM 571 region CTTAACCGCATTTTGAACCTGTTCTACAGGTGTTCCTGAACCGCCGTGTAATACCAATGGTACGGAACACCTTTCCCTTATTTCACTTAACCTTTTAATATTTAAATTAGGCTCTGAAATGTAGACACCATGTGTGGTGCCAATCGATACGGCCAGTGCATCTACATTTGTCTCACTGACAAATTTTACAACTTCATCTGGATCAGTTAATTTAGATTCCTCGCTTTTCCCATCTATAGTAAATCCGCCGACATGTCCCAACTCTGCTTCCACACTAACACCTTTACGATGCGCCATCTCAACAACATCTCGAGTTATCTTTACATTATCATCAAATGGCAGTGATGAGCCATCGTACATAACTGAAGTAAAGCCGTGATCAATGGCAGATTCAATTAAATCAAGATTTGTCGCATGATCAAGATGCAATACCACCGGTATTCTATAAAGCTCTGCTGCAAATTTAATGAATCCAGAAATATAATCCATACTTCTGCCTTTAAGGTTGTGTTCCAACGCCATTAAGATTACAGGTGATTTTTCTTCTTCTGAGGTATCCAAAATGCATCTTATCATAATATCTTCCACACAAT contains the following coding sequences:
- a CDS encoding class II fructose-bisphosphate aldolase encodes the protein MLKNLNDVLRDAKDKCYAVPAFDCVEDIMIRCILDTSEEEKSPVILMALEHNLKGRSMDYISGFIKFAAELYRIPVVLHLDHATNLDLIESAIDHGFTSVMYDGSSLPFDDNVKITRDVVEMAHRKGVSVEAELGHVGGFTIDGKSEESKLTDPDEVVKFVSETNVDALAVSIGTTHGVYISEPNLNIKRLSEIRERCSVPLVLHGGSGTPVEQVQNAVKHGITKVNLYADLRIAMNNGLKEAASKIKRIDPYPDEMFAPMKKLLSNVIRDKIRMLNSNNRIEYIK